The proteins below are encoded in one region of Hordeum vulgare subsp. vulgare chromosome 3H, MorexV3_pseudomolecules_assembly, whole genome shotgun sequence:
- the LOC123444559 gene encoding uncharacterized protein At1g27050 — translation MNRRSRRRGKRGRTSPDPPAKRRRGSLESMPGELEAAPAPVPAPAAAPQPSLVMVAGLPPGCGVIELKSRLEAYGPVARTRIDAAAATGHVTFRSAAAAMAAIAASLDPECGITIGSKKVLVVQASEVPNNPTSVVPSVPADASNNITSDALATPSSRIASQVIHKAREIVAYDDLF, via the exons ATGAATCGACGCTCGCGCCGCAGAGGCAAGCGAGGGCGCACGAGCCCGGACCCGCCGGCGAAGCGCCGCCGTGGCTCGCTGGAGTCGATGCCCGGCGAGCTGGAGGCCGCTCCAGCTCCGGTTCCGGCGCCGGCTGCGGCTCCGCAGCCGTCCTTAGTGATGGTCGCCGGGCTGCCGCCCGGGTGCGGAGTGATAGAGCTAAAGTCGCGCCTGGAGGCGTACGGCCCCGTCGCGCGCACTCGCATAGACGCCGCCGCAGCCACCGGACACGTCACCTTCCGCTCCGCTGCCGCTGCCATGGCCGCCATTGCTGCTTCCCTCGACCCCGAGTGCGGCATTACCATCGGATCCAAGAAG GTTTTAGTTGTACAGGCAAGTGAGGTGCCAAATAATCCGACAAGTGTAGTTCCATCAGTCCCAGCAGATGCGAGTAacaatatcacgagtgatgctttGGCCACCCCAAGCTCCAGAATAGCTTCACAAGTGATCCACAAAGCACGAGAAATAGTCGCTTATGATGATCTGTTCTGA